In the genome of Polaribacter sp. MED152, one region contains:
- a CDS encoding DMT family transporter, producing the protein MNNQQQKWLYLLLLSFVWGSSFILMKKALIDLTPVQVGALRMLVAGVVLLAFGFKSLKQIKRKHYKYIFYTALLGTFFPVFLFAFAVNGIDSSIASILNSLTPFNTFIFGVLAFGLKFKKEQLVGIVIGLVGTVVLIVKGADLNPNQNYWFTLLVVIASIGYALNVNLVKKYLSDVSALSIVTGNFLLLVIPALIVLYFSDFFQTIEFTESKTSALGYVAVLAIFGTGIAKVFYNKMVHLASPIFASSVTYLIPIVAVFWGILDGEELSLIQLLAGLIILLGVYLLNRSK; encoded by the coding sequence ATGAATAATCAACAACAGAAATGGTTGTATCTTCTTTTATTATCATTTGTTTGGGGAAGCTCCTTTATATTAATGAAGAAGGCTTTAATAGATTTAACGCCTGTTCAAGTAGGGGCTTTACGCATGTTAGTTGCTGGAGTTGTTTTATTGGCTTTTGGCTTTAAAAGTTTAAAACAAATAAAGAGAAAACACTACAAGTATATTTTTTATACAGCCTTGTTGGGTACATTTTTTCCTGTGTTTTTATTTGCTTTTGCAGTAAATGGTATAGATAGTTCTATAGCTTCTATTCTTAATTCATTAACCCCTTTTAATACATTTATTTTTGGAGTTTTAGCTTTTGGATTAAAATTTAAAAAAGAACAATTAGTAGGTATAGTTATAGGTTTAGTAGGTACAGTTGTACTTATTGTTAAAGGCGCAGATCTAAATCCGAATCAAAATTATTGGTTTACGTTATTAGTGGTAATAGCCTCTATAGGTTACGCTTTAAATGTAAATTTGGTTAAGAAATACCTAAGTGATGTAAGTGCTCTAAGTATTGTTACAGGTAATTTTTTATTATTAGTGATTCCTGCTTTAATAGTGCTTTATTTTTCTGATTTTTTTCAAACCATAGAGTTTACAGAATCTAAAACTAGTGCTTTAGGTTATGTGGCTGTTTTGGCTATTTTTGGAACAGGAATTGCCAAGGTTTTTTACAATAAAATGGTGCATTTGGCTTCGCCTATATTTGCATCGTCAGTTACTTATTTAATACCTATAGTTGCTGTTTTTTGGGGCATTTTAGATGGGGAAGAATTGAGCTTAATTCAATTATTAGCAGGTTTAATAATTTTGCTTGGAGTGTATTTATTGAATAGATCAAAATAA